The genomic stretch CTGCTATTCACTATAAGATTGTAAAAACAAGTAAAAGACTTTTTAGAAATAGTTTAAAATTATAGAAATTTATCAATTAATACCATTATTGACAAATTTGCATATTTACTTTATATTATAAAGTAAATATGCGGAGTGGTGCAAATTGAAAAATATCTTATTAGATGCAGCTTTAAATGATATACGTACTATTAGAGACTCTATTGGAGATTCGAAAAGTGCTTCAAGTCAAATATACAAATTTATGCTATATCTAGGCATTATTAATTTAATTTACTTTACTATTATAACGGTTGGGGCAATTACATTAGATTTGTACACGTACCAAATAGCTTCAAACACTAGTAAGTTACTAACTACATTTTTATATGTTGCTGTATTTATTTATTTTATGAAAATATACAAAAAGGAAAGATCAGGATCTAACAAGTACTATTTTAGTTTTCTTTGCGTATTTGCAGGTGTTACATTTTTATTGCCTATAATGATGTTACTGATAAGAATTATGCTCTATTATATGCCGTTTTCCAACGAAAAGATTGTAGAATCTATAGTTTATTTACAAAACATAAGTATGCTGTCAAATATACTTCTTTTCTGTACTTTTATTATTATATGTGCTGTTATACTGAGAAAAATTATTATGTCATCTATCTCAGCAATTATTATATTTGTATATTTAGTATTATCAGGAGTCTATAATGACATAGAGTTTATGATTAGCTATTCTAGATTACCTACATCCATTTCATTGGTGTCTTTGTACTATCATATAGTTATCTCATTTGGCTTCATAATATTGGCAATTATTTTGAGGAATGGTTGTGGAGCAGGTTGTTCAAATGGAAATCAATAATATTCCTGAAGCATTTACGCTACCGTTAAGGTTAAGTTTAATAAGTTGTTTAGTTAGAGGACAAAAGACATTCAATGAAATAAAGCTCATCACGAAAGCTACTGATGGAAATATAAGTGTACAATTATCAAAACTGCAGAAATGGGGATATGTAGAATCAGAAAAAAAGATTATTGATAAAAAAATGCAAACCGTATATTCTCTTACATCATTTGGCAGGGATGAATTAGAGGAATATGTTGTATTGCTGGAGACTATTATTCGTGATTCTTCATTAACTGTTGATTGATAATTTACTAAAGAGGTTGGATAAATGAAGAATTTAATTTAAATTTAGGGTTTTCATATGTAGATGAATCTAAAATGACATTAGAGGAATATGAAAGAGTAGTACGAAAATTAGCGGTACAGCAAAGAAATTTGTTAGATTATATTGCTATGCGTGAAAACCAAAGTGTAACTGATAAAAAATTCAGAATCAATGGATATTGGTGTTTATTCCACTGTCACCAAAACTAGGACGCAAGATGAATGGGGAAATCCACAGTATTTTTCTATTACAACTATATTTGATGTTAGTGGTACCACTATATCAAATATGAGAAATTCAAGTTTTAATCTTAAATATTTAGCGTATGCTACAAATAAATATGTCAGTAATTTAACTGGACCAACATATAATGTTATAGATAACGGTAGAACAGGAACGGTAAGATATGTTGGGAAACTCCATTTTATTGGGGATCCGTTTGGTATTTCGAATGTAACTTTCTATACTGAATTTTACTATAATAGCTAAAAGAAAATAATATTATTATAAAAGTGAAGATATTGCTTACCAAGCAATATCTTCACTTTTTTGTAAACAAGTATCATTTGTTAGTCCATATTCGGTAGACGACTACTAGGCTTGTTATAATACTAATCTATAACTAATCATGTGAGCTGGAGCGTTGTTTAGAGCTAGGGGATATACCTGAAAGTTGAAACAGAATGATAAGACCTTTGAGAGAATAATTTATCAAAAGTCTTTTTGCTACTCTAATGTACTGTACACGCCTAGCTTCCTAGCTGTTTTAAAGAGTGAGAGTTATTTAATAAACACAAACAACTCATCAAACAACTGATTCAAAATTAAATTCGGATACCTTCTCATTGAAATATTCAAATAATCGTTAATGATAAACATATCACTTGTTGAGGATGAGAGTAAAATCTCCCCCCAGCACTCGGATTCATAACGACAGAGCATCCCTAATATAAACATGAGTATAAAATGAACGCTAATCTCAGGAAGATTAATATCTTTATGTATCTTTGATCGGAAGAAGATTCTTCGATTTACATCCTCTATAACGTATTCATTATTAAAGCCCAAGGGCCATCGAGAACGAGAAAGACCATTTTTATTTTCCCAAATTGCTTCTGGAAGGCCTATGTATTCCGCATCAATATAATGTAATATATCTCTACTTATATGGATAGGTGTTTGTGTAGGATTCGCGTATAGATCCGGCGGTGCCGTATGGAAGGGCCGACCCTCAACGGATAAAAGCTACCCTGGGGATAACAGGCTTATCTCCCCCAAGAGTCCACATCGAAGGGAGGTTTGGCACATCGATGTCGGCTCATCGCATCCTGGGCTGAAGTAGGTCCCAAGGGTTGGGCTGTTCGCCCATAAAGCGGTACGCGAGCTGGGTTCAGAACGTCGTGAGACAGTTCGGTCCCTATCTGTCGTGGGCGTAGGAAATTTGAGAGGAGCTGTCCTTAGTACGAGAGGACCGGGATGGACAAACCGCTGGTGTACCAGTTGTTCCGCCAGGAGCATAGCTGGGTAGCCAAGTTTGGAAGGGATAAGCGCTGAAAGCATCTAAGCGCAAAGCCCCCCTCAAGATAAGATTTCCCATAGCATAAGCTAGTAAGACCCGTGTAAGCATAGTGATATGTTAAGCGGACAGATACTAATCCCATACCGAACACGATCGTTAAGCCCTCCAGCGCCAATGGTACTTAGGACGTAGGTCCTTGGGAGAGTAGGACGTTGCCAGGCAATGAATGAAGACCTTTGAGAGAGTTATCTTTCAAAGGTCTTTTTATTGTATCTAATATTACTTTTATTCTACTGCTTTTCTATATTTCTCACTTTTTTTATATATGTGTTTGCAACTTTTTTCAGGAAAATAGTGTATGTTTATTATAGAACTCTTTGTTCGAACCTTTATATACAACTTTAAGATTTTTATATAAATGATTATGGGATATGGCTTTTTTGTAGAAGGAGGTAAGAATGGATGGATATATCGCTATCATTGATTAAGGAATGTAAGGCCCACAATGCACAAGCCTTTGATCAATTGTTACATAGATATGAATCCCAATTGTATCGGCTTTGTTATGGATACACTCGAGACCGTGAAGAAACTTTAGATATTCTTCAAGAAGTATATATTAAAATCTTTCGCTCCATCCATACCTTTAATGAGGATATGCCATTCTACCCTTGGGTCAAAAGAATTGCTATAAATACCTGTATAAATTACTATCGCTCACGTAATAAATATCAGGAGGTATCTCTTGATGCGAAAATAGATGAACAACAGGAATTCATTAACAAAATTATAGATACCACTAATATTGAGGAAACTGCGTGTGCCAATGATACACAGGAGATTATTAGCAGAAGTATTAAGAGTTTGCCAGAAGCTTATAGAATTCCAATTGTCTTACGATATACGGAGGATATGAGCTACGAGCAAATTGCGAAGGCATTAAATCAACCGTTGGGTACGGTAAAAAGTAATATTTCAAGAGGTAGAAGCTTGTTAAGAAAGTTTTTAGATGAACATAAGCTGTTGGAGGTGTAAATATGGATTATTACTGTATTGGAGTTCAAGAACAACTCAGCGCATATATAGACAAAAAGGTTAGCAATATTGAAAAAACTTTAATTAATAATCATCTGAAAACCTGCCCAGATTGCCGATATGTTCTTAACCAACTAAAGCTGGTCGATTGGAATTTGCGCAATGAAGATGAGATAGAAATCCCTGCAATAGAGTTAGAAATGCTTAGAAAGTCTACCATTGATGCTGAGATGAGTACTCCCGAAAAAAATAGCATTACCAAGACGAATACAAATCAATCAAATCGTACAACACACACGTTCAATGGTAATAAAAATAAGAATAAGAAACAAAATACTATGCAAAAAACTACATTCGCTACAGTATACGAAATTCAACAACGAAACATAAGAAAAGCTACTATGTTCACTGAATTTATACCTGGACTGAACAAGAGCGGACAACTCGTCCAATATACAGGGAAAAAAATAAAGGATTCAATCTTCTCGAGAATATCGAAAAGTATAGGGGGTTAGGAACTTGAGTTTATTCCTTGACCTTATTCTTATTGCAACATCAATTATAATTCTACTATTAATCCTAATAATCGTTTTACCGTTTCACTACCAGGTAAAATATAATAATCATGAAAAATACCTATTAGAACTACAAGTGTCACTGGCAACTATTCTAGGTATGACATTTAAAGCTGGATCTTTACAAAAAAAGAAATTGACCCTATGGATTGGAGCACTCAATAAAGATATTCATATAAATGAAAATAAAAAAATCGAAGAGGAAGAAGAAACGAAAAACAATAAGCAAATAGATAGAAAAAAAGTTGAGGAAAAGGAAGAGGAACTAGAGAATTTAAAAACTGTAAGATCAAGCCAGAAGGCTAATGGACGCTTTTTATTAAAATATATACGATTCCAGAATGTTAAAGATGTATATAGGCTTCTAGCTGATTTGATAAACATGATAAGTCCAAAGAAGTTTAAAATAATAGCAACGATTGGTTTTTATGAGCCCCATTATACGGCATGGCTACTAGGGGCCGTTGAAGTCTTTAGAGGTTTGAAGCCAAATTATAGTATATCGATTATCCCGGCGTGGGAGGAAGAGATTGTAGACGTTGACATCAAGGTATCAGGGAAAGTCATCCTGTTAGTCATATTGTTACGGGTATTGAAATTCATATTTGCTAAGTCGACAAGGAGA from Desulfuribacillus stibiiarsenatis encodes the following:
- a CDS encoding zf-HC2 domain-containing protein; the protein is MDYYCIGVQEQLSAYIDKKVSNIEKTLINNHLKTCPDCRYVLNQLKLVDWNLRNEDEIEIPAIELEMLRKSTIDAEMSTPEKNSITKTNTNQSNRTTHTFNGNKNKNKKQNTMQKTTFATVYEIQQRNIRKATMFTEFIPGLNKSGQLVQYTGKKIKDSIFSRISKSIGG
- a CDS encoding YaaC family protein; translated protein: MHISRDILHYIDAEYIGLPEAIWENKNGLSRSRWPLGFNNEYVIEDVNRRIFFRSKIHKDINLPEISVHFILMFILGMLCRYESECWGEILLSSSTSDMFIINDYLNISMRRYPNLILNQLFDELFVFIK
- a CDS encoding transcriptional regulator: MEQVVQMEINNIPEAFTLPLRLSLISCLVRGQKTFNEIKLITKATDGNISVQLSKLQKWGYVESEKKIIDKKMQTVYSLTSFGRDELEEYVVLLETIIRDSSLTVD
- a CDS encoding RNA polymerase sigma factor — encoded protein: MDISLSLIKECKAHNAQAFDQLLHRYESQLYRLCYGYTRDREETLDILQEVYIKIFRSIHTFNEDMPFYPWVKRIAINTCINYYRSRNKYQEVSLDAKIDEQQEFINKIIDTTNIEETACANDTQEIISRSIKSLPEAYRIPIVLRYTEDMSYEQIAKALNQPLGTVKSNISRGRSLLRKFLDEHKLLEV